A genomic window from Elaeis guineensis isolate ETL-2024a chromosome 3, EG11, whole genome shotgun sequence includes:
- the LOC105041129 gene encoding fructose-bisphosphate aldolase 1, chloroplastic — translation MATVKLSAPASQWVGGRKSLGRGPSVRPSFRRVSVPVVRAGSYTHELVQTAKSIASPGHGILAIDESNATCGKRLASIGLDNTEANRQAYRQLLLTTRGLGEYISGAILFEETLYQSTTDGKKFVDCLHEEKIVPGIKVDKGLVPLPGSNNESWCQGLDGLASRCAEYYKQGARFAKWRTVVSIPSGPSALAIKEAAWGLARYAAIAQDNGLVPIVEPEILLDGDHPIERTLEVAEDVWAEVFYYLAQNNVVFEGILLKPSMVTPGAEHKDKASPETIAKFTLKLLHRRVPPAVPGIMFLSGGQSEVEATLNLNAMNQGPNPWHVSFSYARALQNTVLKTWQGLPENVEAAQKALLVRAKANSLAQLGCYSGEDENEEAKKGMFEKGYTY, via the exons atggCGACGGTAAAGCTGAGTGCTCCGGCGAGCCAGTGGGTCGGCGGCAGGAAGTCGTTGGGCCGGGGCCCATCCGTTCGGCCGTCGTTCCGGCGGGTCTCGGTGCCGGTGGTCAGGGCCGGATCTTACACCCACGAGCTCGTCCAGACCGCT AAATCTATTGCTTCCCCTGGGCATGGAATCCTTGCTATCGATGAATCAAATGCTACATGTGGGAAGAGGCTTGCTTCAATTGGTTTGGACAATACAGAAGCAAATCGCCAAGCTTACAGACAGCTTTTGCTGACAACTCGTGGTTTAGGTGAATACATCTCTGGTGCCATTCTTTTTGAGGAAACACTTTACCAGTCAACAACAGATGGAAAGAAGTTTGTTGATTGTCTGCATGAAGAGAAAATTGTCCCTGGTATTAAAGTTGACAAG GGTCTGGTTCCCTTACCAGGATCAAATAATGAATCTTGGTGCCAAGGTTTGGATGGATTGGCATCGAGATGTGCTGAATATTACAAGCAAGGGGCACGTTTTGCTAAGTG GCGAACGGTAGTTAGCATTCCTTCTGGTCCTTCTGCCCTGGCCATTAAGGAGGCTGCATGGGGGCTTGCTCGTTATGCTGCTATTGCTCAG GACAATGGACTTGTGCCAATTGTCGAACCTGAGATTCTGCTTGATGGAGACCACCCTATTGAAAGGACACTTGAAGTAGCAGAGGATGTCTGGGCAGAAGTATTCTACTACCTCGCACAAAATAATGTGGTGTTTGAGGGCATCCTTCTGAAACCCAGTATGGTGACTCCTGGTGCTGAACATAAGGATAAGGCATCTCCAGAAACTATTGCCAAGTTCACTCTCAAATTGCTGCACAGAAGGGTACCACCTGCAGTTCCTGGAATCATG TTCCTGTCAGGAGGGCAGTCTGAAGTGGAAGCAACATTAAATTTGAATGCTATGAACCAAGGGCCTAACCCTTGGCATGTCTCTTTTTCCTATGCTCGAGCTCTTCAAAATACGGTATTGAAGACCTGGCAGGGGCTTCCAGAGAACGTGGAAGCTGCACAGAAAGCACTCTTGGTGCGTGCCAAGGCCAACTCTCTGGCTCAGCTTGGCTGCTACTCTGGCGAGGATGAGAACGAGGAGGCTAAGAAAGGAATGTTTGAAAAAGGCTACACCTACTAA